The Couchioplanes caeruleus sequence GTCCCTTCGGCGACATCGTCATCCTCGGCGGCGTCCTGCTCGTCGTCTTCTCCCCCGGCACCCGCGGCGGCGCCACCGGCCTGCTGGTCGTCTCGGCGGTCCTGCGGATCGCCTCCGACCTGGGCATCTCCTTCATCCCGTCGGAGGGCCTCGCCACCATGGTGGCCACCGGCGTGATCCTGCTCAGCAACGCCGTCCTGGTGAGCGCCGCGCTGCACCCGAACAGCGGCGAGCTGACCGCGCCGGCGTACCGGGCGCCGACGGTCCACCCGGCGCGCCCGTGGTTCCTCGGCGTGGGTCTGCTGACCGCCCCCGCCATCCTGTTCCTGCGCGCCAACTACGCGCCCGTGGAGCGCAGCGTGCTGTTCGCGGCGACGATCGTGACGACGATGTTCGTCCTGGTCCGCTTCACCGCCGCCCTGCGCTCGCTCGAGCGCGTCGAACGCCAGCTCAGCTTCCAGGCCGCCCACGATCCGCTGACCGGCCTGCTCAACCGGGCCGCGCTCGGCGAGCGCCTCGAGGCGTCGCCGCCCGGCAGCACGCTGCTCTTCCTGGACCTCGACGGGTTCAAGGCGGTCAACGACCGGGCCGGGCACGCGGCCGGCGACGCCATTCTGTGCGCGGTGTCCGCCCGGCTGCGGGCCGCCGTCCGCGACTGCGACTCCGTGGCCCGGCTCGGCGGCGACGAGTTCGCGGTGGTGCTCCACGGCCTCGGCGACGCGGGTGCCGTCGCGGTCGCCGAACGCCTGCTGCGCGACGTCGCCCTGCCCGTCGAGCACGACGGGGCGGCGTACTCGGTCGGGGTCAGCATCGGCATCGCCGGCGGCATGCCGGACGACCCGGCCACGGGCTGGCGCCCGGCGACGCTGCTGCGCGCCGCGGACTCGGCGATGTACCAGGCCAAGCGCTCCGGCCGAGGCTGCTGGGCCTGGGCCTGAGGGCCTTGCGCCAAACCGTAAGAAGTTGGTAAGCAGTCCGGCCCTTCCCCCGGCGCCACCCGCCGGGTTGACTCGACTCGTGATCCGACGACTCCTCACCAAGCCCGTGACCTGGCTGGCCATCGCCCTGATCGCCGTCGGTGGCGCGGCCGGTCTGTACTGGTTCCAGCCCTGGCGGCTGTGGACGACCACGACGGTCATGGACCAGCTCTCCGCCGCGGCATCCCCCACGGCGCCTCCCCCTCCCGCCGCGGCATCCGCCACGGCGCCTCCCCCTCCCGTCGCGCCCGCCACCGGTCCGGTGATCATCCGGAAGGGCGCCTTCGTCACCCACGAGCACGAAACGACCGGCGCGGCGCGCCTCGTCCGCAAGGAGGACGGCGGTCACCAGCTCGAGCTCGCCGGCCTCGACACCTCGGACGGCCCCGACTTGCGCGTCTGGCTGACCGACCAGAAGGTCGGCACCGGCGTCGCCGCCTGGCGCGTATTCGACGACGGCCGCCACGTCGAACTGGGCCGCCTGAAAGGCAACCGCGGCGACCAGGTCTACCGTCTGCCGGACGACGTCGACCCGAAGGACTACCGCAGCGTCACCATCTGGTGCGCCCGCTTCGCCGTCTCCTTCGGCGCGGCCGCACTCCAGTGAGCACTCGATCAAGTCGGAGATGTGGAGGCGTCCTGCAGGATGTGATGGACCCGGTCGAGGGGAAGAGCGGGGTTGGCCGCCGCGTGTTCAGCCAGGTCCGGATCGTCGAGCAGCGCGATGATCCGGGTCTCCGGTAGGCGCGGGCAGGCGGCCATCGTCTGCCGCACGGTGATGTCCGGATCGGTGCACAGCCGCTCGACGAGTTCCGGGGCGGCGTGCGGGTCTCGGGCGACCAGCCGCCGTACGACCGGGTCGGTGTGGTCGGCGAATGCGGCCAGGCCCGCGGTCGGAAACTGGGGGAGTTCGGTGAACTGGTCGCGGCCGTGACCGTGGTACTCCAGGTAGCAGCGCAAGAGCAGGGCCGGTGGGGCGTCCGGATGGTGTCGGGCGAGCAGTACCCGCACGCCGAGGTCGAGATCGTCGGCCAGAACGGTCACCCATTCCGCGGGCAACTCGGGATGGCGGGCCGCGCGACGGCGTAGCAGCGGATTGACCGAACGAGCCCACCGCAACGCGTCGGCGAGCGAGGGTCGTCGCTCCCGGGAGTGGTAGTGGCCGTTACCGGGGACGGTGCTGACGTCGATGTCGATGCCGGCCCGCTGCTGCTCGGTGAGGCCCGGATGGACCGAGACCGCGGTGCGAACCTCGACGGCAGGATCGGCGGCGAGCTCGCGCAGTTGCTCGCGGCTCAGATCGGTGCGACCAGCGAGCCGGCGGCGTACCTCGGTGGCGGGGTGGCGCAGCAGCGCCTGCACCACGTCCGGTGGGGTGCTCGGGTTCGGAGCCACGAGGTACAGCGCCGCCTCATCGCCGCCGGCGACGACCTGGTCCACCAGTGCCCGGGACAGCGGTCGCTGGAGCACGGCCCAGAATCCATGGCAGTGATGATCGGGCAGGTCGGCCGGGCGCATGACCCGCAGGTCCTCTGCGAGGGCAGCCGTGACGGTCGCCCGGATCTCCGGGACCGGGTCGGTCATCAGTGCCTCGCGCGAGGATTCCTCGAGCATCTGCGGGGCTGCGGCGGCGTGCCGGCGCACCCGTGGGTCAGGGTGCGCGGCGGCCAGGCGGTAGAGGCGCTGGTCGTAGCGCATGGCCATCCATAGCTCACTGAACAGCTCCGCACCGGTGAACGCTGCTTCCGGGGCACCCTCTTCGATCCTTGTCAGCAGCGAGTTCAGCAGATCATCGGAGAGTGGCCGCTGCCCGGGACTGCCGAATGCGCGTACCGTCACCCGCCAGTCGGGGTCGGCCAGCAGCCGGCTGCGAATCTCGGGGTTGACCTGAGGATGCTGGGCCAGCGTGCCCCGGACCGCGAATGACCTGTGGTGCGCCATCGCGTCCTGCACCGGGCCCGGTAGGTCACGGCGGTCTTGCCATCCCC is a genomic window containing:
- a CDS encoding GGDEF domain-containing protein, which translates into the protein MTRRPLWLYLIAAVLAATVSAVTATTPTGDLWYFGAYLMVCVLAVVLAARRQRARDRVPWLWVAGGQFLWLAGDAVYPVGMLVGRPGDGSAEAVLWTAGYLAYGMALTTMARRRAGRWLRPAVLDMLTLVTAASIIVWVVWVSPFLQDAAADPLYAYLTVMGPFGDIVILGGVLLVVFSPGTRGGATGLLVVSAVLRIASDLGISFIPSEGLATMVATGVILLSNAVLVSAALHPNSGELTAPAYRAPTVHPARPWFLGVGLLTAPAILFLRANYAPVERSVLFAATIVTTMFVLVRFTAALRSLERVERQLSFQAAHDPLTGLLNRAALGERLEASPPGSTLLFLDLDGFKAVNDRAGHAAGDAILCAVSARLRAAVRDCDSVARLGGDEFAVVLHGLGDAGAVAVAERLLRDVALPVEHDGAAYSVGVSIGIAGGMPDDPATGWRPATLLRAADSAMYQAKRSGRGCWAWA
- a CDS encoding DM13 domain-containing protein, whose amino-acid sequence is MIRRLLTKPVTWLAIALIAVGGAAGLYWFQPWRLWTTTTVMDQLSAAASPTAPPPPAAASATAPPPPVAPATGPVIIRKGAFVTHEHETTGAARLVRKEDGGHQLELAGLDTSDGPDLRVWLTDQKVGTGVAAWRVFDDGRHVELGRLKGNRGDQVYRLPDDVDPKDYRSVTIWCARFAVSFGAAALQ